A single Vigna radiata var. radiata cultivar VC1973A chromosome 8, Vradiata_ver6, whole genome shotgun sequence DNA region contains:
- the LOC106772355 gene encoding protein NPGR2 isoform X1, with product MKCLRSGESLGGADEVFPSSGSLASATKDFSASEHSCLGEHIDKKPDTGNIEEAESSLRESGVLNYEEARALLGRYEYQKGNIVAALHVFEGIDIGVVTPKIKIALSRSRERRKKHSQNHAEPQMSIHSVGLLLESVFLKAKSLQILERFKEAAQSCKVILDIVESSLPEGLPDNFGAECKLQETLNKAVELLPELWKLADCPREAILSYRRALLHQWNLDAETIAKIQKEFVVFLLYSGGEATPPNLRSQMDGSFVPRNNIEEAILILMILLRKVTLNRIEWDPSILDHLSFALSVSGDLTALANQLEELLPRTITRSERYYTLALCYYGAGRDLVALDFLRKLLRSREDQDHVPGLLMASKICCENCSLAEEGVSFAKRVLRNLDGRCNQREDHANFFLGVSLSAQSKLAISDSERFKRQSEALHALETAARTRNPLVLYHLSLEYAEQRKLDAALHYAKCCIKLEGSSNIKGWLLLARILSAQKQFLDAESVIDSALDQTGKWDQGDLLRTKAKLQIAQGKLRNAIETYTQLLAVLQIQSKGFGSGKKLYKDNRDRARNLEVEIWHDITYVYISLLQWHDAEVCLSKSKAIKPLSASRCHAIGVMYEAKGHYKEALKSYGDALDIDPGHVLSLVSSAVVLKRCSSHSNPTVKSFLMEALRHDRFNASAWYNLALLHKAEGTASSLVEAAECFQAAHFLEESEPVEPFR from the exons ATGAAGTGTCTACGGTCAGGAGAGTCGTTGGGAGGAGCTGATGAAGTGTTTCCTTCTTCTGGATCTCTTGCAAGTGCAACCAAGGATTTTTCAGCTAGTGAACACTCTTGCTTAGGCGAACACATTGATAAGAAGCCGGACACTGGGAACATAGAAGAAGCAGAATCATCCTTGCGTGAGAGTGGTGTCTTGAACTATGAG GAAGCTAGAGCTCTGCTAGGAAGATATGAATATCAGAAAGGAAATATAGTAGCTGCTTTACATGTCTTTGAGGGAATAGACATAGGTGTTGTGACTCCTAAGATCAAAATTGCCCTTTCCAGAAGCAGAGAACGCCGCAAGAAACATTCTCAAAATCATGCTGAACCACAAATGTCGATACATTCTGTTGGCTTGTTGTTGGAATCTGTCTTCCTCAAAGCAAAATCTTTGCAGATTCTTGAAAGGTTTAAAG AGGCTGCCCAATCTTGCAAAGTTATTTTGGATATAGTGGAATCTTCATTACCTGAAGGCTTGCCTGATAACTTCGGTGCTGAATGTAAATTACAGGAGACCCTGAACAAGGCAGTTGAGCTGCTTCCAGAATTATGGAAACTTGCTGATTGTCCACGTGAAGCTATTTTGTCTTACCGACGAGCACTACTTCATCAATGGAATCTTGATGCAGAGACTATAGCAAAAATTCAGAaagaatttgttgtttttcttctttacagTGGAGGAGAAGCCACACCGCCCAATCTCCGTTCCCAAATGGATGGCTCATTTGTACCTAGAAATAACATAGAAGAGGCTATACTTATCTTAATGATTTTGTTAAGAAAAGTCACTCTAAATAGAATTGAGTGggatccttcaattttagacCACCTCTCATTTGCTCTGTCAGTTTCTGGAGATTTGACGGCTTTAGCCAATCAATTGGAAGAATTGCTTCCACGGACAATTACTAGAAGTGAAAGGTACTACACTCTAGCTCTTTGTTATTATGGAGCAGGTAGGGATCTGGTAGCACTGGATTTTCTCAGAAAGTTGTTGAGGAGTAGAGAGGACCAAGACCATGTTCCTGGTTTGTTAATGGCTTCTAAGATTTGTTGTGAGAACTGTTCTCTTGCAGAAGAAGGAGTAAGCTTTGCCAAGCGAGTGCTTCGGAACTTGGATGGCAGATGTAATCAGCGAGAAGATCATGCTAATTTCTTTCTTGGTGTCTCACTTTCAGCCCAGTCGAAACTGGCTATTTCTGATTCTGAAAGGTTTAAGAGACAATCTGAGGCACTTCATGCCCTAGAAACTGCTGCCAGAACAAGAAACCCCCTTGTACTATACCATCTCAGTCTAGAATATGCAGAACAAAGGAAGTTGGATGCTGCACTTCATTATGCAAAATGCTGCATAAAACTGGAAGGTAGTTCTAATATTAAAGGATGGTTGTTGTTAGCCCGGATATTGTCTGCTCAAAAGCAGTTTCTGGATGCCGAATCTGTCATCGATTCTGCTTTGGATCAAACTGGAAAATGGGATCAGGGTGATTTGTTGCGAACAAAAGCTAAACTTCAAATTGCACAGGGCAAGTTAAGGAACGCCATTGAGACATATACTCAGCTTCTTGCTGTTCTTCAAATTCAGAGTAAAGGTTTTGGTTCTGGAAAGAAGCTATATAAG GACAATAGAGATCGTGCTAGGAACTTGGAAGTGGAAATATGGCATGATATTACTTATGTATATATCAGTCTTTTACAGTGGCATGATGCAGAGGTGTGTCTTTCAAAATCCAAGGCGATCAAACCACTCTCTGCATCTAGATGTCATGCAATAG GCGTAATGTACGAAGCAAAGGGCCATTACAAAGAGGCTCTAAAATCTTATGGTGATGCTTTGGACATTGATCCTGGCCATGTCCTTAGCTTAGTCTCCAGTGCTGTAGTTCTTAAACGATGTAGTAGCCACTCAAATCCAACAGTTAAAAGCTTTTTGATGGAAGCACTACGACACGACAGATTCAATGCTTCTGCTTGGTATAATCTTGCCCTTCTTCACAAAGCTGAGGGCACAGCATCATCATTAGTTGAAGCTGCAGAATGTTTTCAAGCTGCACATTTTCTTGAAGAATCTGAACCTGTTGAACCTTTCAGATGA
- the LOC106772355 gene encoding protein NPGR2 isoform X2, giving the protein MKCLRSGESLGGADEVFPSSGSLASATKDFSASEHSCLGEHIDKKPDTGNIEEAESSLRESGVLNYEEARALLGRYEYQKGNIVAALHVFEGIDIGVVTPKIKIALSRSRERRKKHSQNHAEPQMSIHSVGLLLESVFLKAKSLQILERFKEAAQSCKVILDIVESSLPEGLPDNFGAECKLQETLNKAVELLPELWKLADCPREAILSYRRALLHQWNLDAETIAKIQKEFVVFLLYSGGEATPPNLRSQMDGSFVPRNNIEEAILILMILLRKVTLNRIEWDPSILDHLSFALSVSGDLTALANQLEELLPRTITRSERYYTLALCYYGAGRDLVALDFLRKLLRSREDQDHVPGLLMASKICCENCSLAEEGVSFAKRVLRNLDGRCNQREDHANFFLGVSLSAQSKLAISDSERFKRQSEALHALETAARTRNPLVLYHLSLEYAEQRKLDAALHYAKCCIKLEGSSNIKGWLLLARILSAQKQFLDAESVIDSALDQTGKWDQGDLLRTKAKLQIAQGKLRNAIETYTQLLAVLQIQSKGFGSGKKLYKDNRDRARNLEVEIWHDITYVYISLLQWHDAEVCLSKSKAIKPLSASRCHAIAMQYALAFRCQEIRDWIRPRRHY; this is encoded by the exons ATGAAGTGTCTACGGTCAGGAGAGTCGTTGGGAGGAGCTGATGAAGTGTTTCCTTCTTCTGGATCTCTTGCAAGTGCAACCAAGGATTTTTCAGCTAGTGAACACTCTTGCTTAGGCGAACACATTGATAAGAAGCCGGACACTGGGAACATAGAAGAAGCAGAATCATCCTTGCGTGAGAGTGGTGTCTTGAACTATGAG GAAGCTAGAGCTCTGCTAGGAAGATATGAATATCAGAAAGGAAATATAGTAGCTGCTTTACATGTCTTTGAGGGAATAGACATAGGTGTTGTGACTCCTAAGATCAAAATTGCCCTTTCCAGAAGCAGAGAACGCCGCAAGAAACATTCTCAAAATCATGCTGAACCACAAATGTCGATACATTCTGTTGGCTTGTTGTTGGAATCTGTCTTCCTCAAAGCAAAATCTTTGCAGATTCTTGAAAGGTTTAAAG AGGCTGCCCAATCTTGCAAAGTTATTTTGGATATAGTGGAATCTTCATTACCTGAAGGCTTGCCTGATAACTTCGGTGCTGAATGTAAATTACAGGAGACCCTGAACAAGGCAGTTGAGCTGCTTCCAGAATTATGGAAACTTGCTGATTGTCCACGTGAAGCTATTTTGTCTTACCGACGAGCACTACTTCATCAATGGAATCTTGATGCAGAGACTATAGCAAAAATTCAGAaagaatttgttgtttttcttctttacagTGGAGGAGAAGCCACACCGCCCAATCTCCGTTCCCAAATGGATGGCTCATTTGTACCTAGAAATAACATAGAAGAGGCTATACTTATCTTAATGATTTTGTTAAGAAAAGTCACTCTAAATAGAATTGAGTGggatccttcaattttagacCACCTCTCATTTGCTCTGTCAGTTTCTGGAGATTTGACGGCTTTAGCCAATCAATTGGAAGAATTGCTTCCACGGACAATTACTAGAAGTGAAAGGTACTACACTCTAGCTCTTTGTTATTATGGAGCAGGTAGGGATCTGGTAGCACTGGATTTTCTCAGAAAGTTGTTGAGGAGTAGAGAGGACCAAGACCATGTTCCTGGTTTGTTAATGGCTTCTAAGATTTGTTGTGAGAACTGTTCTCTTGCAGAAGAAGGAGTAAGCTTTGCCAAGCGAGTGCTTCGGAACTTGGATGGCAGATGTAATCAGCGAGAAGATCATGCTAATTTCTTTCTTGGTGTCTCACTTTCAGCCCAGTCGAAACTGGCTATTTCTGATTCTGAAAGGTTTAAGAGACAATCTGAGGCACTTCATGCCCTAGAAACTGCTGCCAGAACAAGAAACCCCCTTGTACTATACCATCTCAGTCTAGAATATGCAGAACAAAGGAAGTTGGATGCTGCACTTCATTATGCAAAATGCTGCATAAAACTGGAAGGTAGTTCTAATATTAAAGGATGGTTGTTGTTAGCCCGGATATTGTCTGCTCAAAAGCAGTTTCTGGATGCCGAATCTGTCATCGATTCTGCTTTGGATCAAACTGGAAAATGGGATCAGGGTGATTTGTTGCGAACAAAAGCTAAACTTCAAATTGCACAGGGCAAGTTAAGGAACGCCATTGAGACATATACTCAGCTTCTTGCTGTTCTTCAAATTCAGAGTAAAGGTTTTGGTTCTGGAAAGAAGCTATATAAG GACAATAGAGATCGTGCTAGGAACTTGGAAGTGGAAATATGGCATGATATTACTTATGTATATATCAGTCTTTTACAGTGGCATGATGCAGAGGTGTGTCTTTCAAAATCCAAGGCGATCAAACCACTCTCTGCATCTAGATGTCATGCAATAG CTATGCAATATGCTCTTGCATTTAGGTGCCAAGAGATCAGAGATTGGATCAGACCCCGGAGGcattattga